The Henckelia pumila isolate YLH828 unplaced genomic scaffold, ASM3356847v2 CTG_270:::fragment_3, whole genome shotgun sequence sequence CAGCCACCACTGCCTTCATGTATTCTGCAGGTCTCCATTGTAAGTTAGCATGTTTCGGTCAATTATAACATGAGTTGACCAGGACTGATGAATCTTTTCGCATAGTGGGCCAAAAGAAACCAGCTAAAAGAGCTTTCCGAGCTAGGGCAAGACTGCCGAGGTGACTTCCGCAAGAACCTTCATGAATTTCCCGTAATACATAATTTGCCTTGTCGGGacccaaaaattttaataaaggTTGAGAGAAAGATCTCTTAAACAAAATTTGGTCGATCATGACGAAACGAAGTGCCCTTAGTTTTATCTCCTTAGCTTTCTTATTATCACTCGGTAGTTCTTTCGTAGTCAGATATTTGTGTATATCATATCTCCATCCCCTTCTGGTACTTGAGCTATCATGTCATCAAGAGTTTCCAACTGAGATACGAGCTCCTGACCTGAAACAATGGGCTCAGGTTTGTCACACAAGGCACTGGCTATGCGAGCCAAATGGTCGTCCTTGATATTCTCAACTCGGGGAATGAGCTCCAAGTTCAGCTCGGTAAATCCTTCCTTGGCTTTGTCTAATGCCTTAGCATATTTCATCATCTTATCATCTTTGATTTCAAACTTTCCATTGCTCTGCTGAATGGATAATTGGGAATCGGAGTATAGAGTAGCCCGGGAAATTCCCAAATTCCGCGCCGCCTTGAGTCCAAGCAATAATGCCTCATATTCTGCTTTATTATTAGAGTCTCGGAAGTCCAACCTAATGGAGATATTATTTTCTTCCCCCCAAGGCGATATGATAACAATTCCAGCTCCACTTCCTGTTTGACATGATGACCCGTCGACAAAAATCCTCCATAGCTCTTCTTGATCTAACTGAACTGTCTCTGCCAAGAAGTCAGCTAGGGCTTGAGATTTTATGGCTGATCTGGGCTCAAATTTTATATCATATTAGCTTAGTTCTGTGATCCACCTGACCAATCTGCCTGATGCATCTGGGTTAGATGTAATTTTTCCCAAAGCACTATTAGTGAGTATGGTAATGGGATGCGAGAGAAAACAAGGCCTTAATTTTCTTGCTGTGATGACTAGAGCTAAGGCCAGCTTCTCCTGAGTTAAGTAATGGAGTTCGGCTCCCTTTAAGGCATGGCTCACAAAGTAAACGGGCTGATGATTTATTCCTTCCTTCCTGACTAGGACCAAACTGGCTGCTCGAGGAGTAACCGCCAAATAGAGGAACAGTTCTTCCCCTTGAGTGGGCTTATTCAAGACGGGCAATTGCTTTAAGTAGGCTTTCAAATCTTGAAAAGCCTTCTCACTTTCCTCATTCCATTCAAAAATTTTCGTCTTTCGTAATGCTTTGAAAAAAGGGAGACTTTTGTCCGCCGACCTACTTATGAACCGAGCTAATGCTGTAATTTTTCATGTTAACCTTTGTACCTCCTGTATATTACGGGGTGAACTCATAGAGATGATAGCCTGCACTTTTTCAGGATTGGCCTCAATTCCCCTTCTTGTAACCATGTAACCCAAGAACTTGCCAGCCCTGACTCCAAAGGTGCATTTGTTAGGATTTAACTTCAGCTGATAATTTTTCAACGTCTGAAAGATTTGAGTTAGGTCGGCAATGAAATGGTCGGCAGTTCGGGTCTTGATTaggatatcatccacataaacttcAATGTTTTTGCCAATTTGGTGTTTGAATACTTTGTCCATCAACCTTTGATATGTAGCCCCGGCATTTTTGAGCCCAAATGGCATGACCTCGTAACAATACGTTCCTATAGAAGTTACGAAACTCACCTTGTCCTTGTCTCCCTTAGCTAAAAGGATCTGATGTTACCCCTGATAAGCATCTAAGAAACTGAGCAGTTCATGACCTGCAATTGAATCGACAAGCTGATCGATTCTAGGTAAAGGGTAACAGTCTTTCGGACAGGCCTTGTTCAAATCCCAAAAGTCCACACACATGCGCCATTTGCCAGAAGACTTTGGAACTAGAACTATGTTAGACAACCAGGTCGGGAAGTGGATTTCCTTAATGTGTCCAGCCCTGAGTAACTTGTCTACTTGTTCCTTTATTATCGCATCTTTTTCAGGACCAAAATGTCGTTTCTTTTGGATAATAAGACGACAACCCTTTATTACATTAAGCTTGTGTTCTGCTACCTCCCGGCGTACCCCTATCAGGTCTGACACTGACCATGCgaaaaaatctttatttttttccaagcaTTCCAATAAAGGTTGCTTTAACTGTGCTTCAAGGGTGCGAGCAATTTTTACCATCACAGAAGGAGGTGAGATCATGATTTCCTCAATTTCTTCTTCAGCAGTGACAGATGTGTCCTCTATTAGGTTGCCCTTTTCCATGCCAGAAAGTCCAGATATGTCATCACTATCAGTCCTGGTCACCTTTTGCTCTATTCTGACCTCCTACACATAACACTTGCGAGCAATAACTTGATCACCTTGTACTTCACCGACCTCATTACCAACTGGGAACTTCATTTTCTGATGCAGAGCTGATGCGACAACCATGAAAGTGGTCATGGAAGGTCTACCTAGTATGAAATTATATGCATATGGAGCATCTACTATAATGAAACTCACAATCCTGGTCTTGCGACCGTTGCTTTTTCAAAGAGTTAGGGGTAGATGCACTAACCCAACAGGTCGAATTGCATGACCCGTGAAACCAAAGAGTGATGTTACGACGGGCTCCATCTTGTACTGCCCCAGATGCATTTGATTTATTGCTTACTAGAATAGAACATTGACAGAACTGCCTGAATCCACAAATATCCGGGTTACATCATAATTTGCGACCATGACCCTTATTACCAGCGCATCATTATGGTTGCTAGAAACACCTTTCAAATCTTCCGGCCCAAAAGAGAGGGTCGTGCCATTATGGACAATCTGATTGTCAATctccatatttattaattttctgCTGCTAGTTTTCCTAGCTCGATTGGAATCTCCATCAGTAGGACCTCCAGAAATCATGTTGATAATTCCTCAAGCAGGCGAAGTCAGTCTTTGATGAGCTCGGTCATCCCTGGGCTAGCCCTGATTTGGGCGATTGAAATCTTCGTGGGGAGGAGCAGTCGTGGCTCTCTGTCTCTATCTTCCTCGTTGTCTCCTGTTCGGGCGATACCCCTCTTGACGgatcaatatattttttaatacagAATGTTGTTGTATTATCCTTTCAATATCTTGATCTAATTGACGACAGCCCTCCGTAGTATGCCCATACTCATTGTGAAAGTGACAATATTTATCAGATACCCTATTTCGAGGTCCCTTCTCAGTCCATGGAGGCCTTTGTGTGAGTTTCCGATCATCACAAATTTGTAGAGCTCGGGATTTGCTTATGCGCAAAGGAGTGAAAGATGTGaattctgaaagagtgggtgcccagtgagccaacttgtggctaagggctttgatgactctttgtataaacaatattttgtttaatataatttacacttttattaatggcaatgactttatcttttttcatattgttatattgtgatatactattgttgttttgataaagaccttgaatatactatagtgtatgtaagatgtggtagaacatggagatgtctatcatgaaacacatcttatagtcactgtgtattctaaactgttcctagtcgattgagccgtccgataataaggataaggatcgctcgagtttgagacaagaatttgcgatgcagagtaccacgtttcattggtaaggaacatagagatgttcgaaacatgaaaatggatattcatacgatgaataatcgaactaccctatccggactttccaagtggttatcacttatcgagtggataaagtccgcgattttggttgtacaccattagtccttactacttgaaacatcattgagactctatatgctagtactgtgctttgactcgtttaccgactctattatgGTCAtgaggtgtcgggattgggtacagttacaacacatatagaagtcgatgctttgttgtcaaggattcaccacatacttgcgagtgtggatatcctatgcgatctgaggagatattagtgtgaagaatctctggccagagtacatgatgtggtttaagaaatggtttcttagtagcacatgcgatgtcactatttgatcttcaagatgtattgcatagttatcgaatctcgaacgactctcgatttaccaatggttgttgattcgatcggtatatatggatgaagggaccgtactgtacgctaaccaaaatctattggttcttgcaggcactatcagtgatacctagggaatcatggggcgatgttgctaggcgctcttaccatgattcgatgggctagtcggaaattgttgttccgagtcacaaggagttgtgagcccacggctagctgtatccctgaaccattgagggtcacacagagtaatggatttttaatccccgttgagatagttaaatttaaagagttaaatttaatgaacaaagaagttggacttcttatttaagagtagaggagtaagatttcctaaaatgacatagggatgggcatttttgaaaatcactgaattcggattcagaaaaatttatcttgactttaaaaggtgcagaaatggtttctgtacacattggtgaaatcggtttatcaatcggagtcatgatgaattttatattaatttctgaacatgcgggctttgcttgtcgggcttgaacttatgactaatgggccctaagctgttagcggcctacattataaataagttattgcagtacagaaattacacacaacaggtcacaaattttcgaaaaaacctagtatttttctctgacagtggccgcccccctcccctctgctcgaaaatccagtctgtgaattttgaattacagtctggtttaacggatcaaattcgttaactctcttcgtagaaacttctgatagattttctagtgcaatctatcagagggattaattatccgttcgtggacctgattgaagaacagttcgtccatcagttccagggatatacaacaagagcagagcaatctgttggtgtccataatctcgattcgagattggaggtaaaaatttataattgttatttaatttttacacacacaatttaatcgttaagttttgatacccattatggaatcgttccatataaaatttttaaacttccgctgcaccgggtatcaattctgattgatctgatcgacgcgttctccaacagtggtatcagagccaggttgctcagatcaagcgattaaattaatcgattgtacaaaaatttttaagcctcggtttttgaaacaaaataaatattttaaaaataaaaattttttttttcgggcaaaacccgggcagcgattggatcactgcccggggggggcagcgatggtcgctgccccgggcggcgcacggcgctgccctaggggcagccggactgcccggcccgagccccttttggggcgcgggcagcccgggagtgttccgggcggcccgcgaaaaattatttttaatttttaaattaaaattttaatatgttaaaattctatttttggtccgatcgaaaattgtttttgattggtccacgaggcgtcggatcgaattgttcgagtccgaaaattttaaaattgatttttggataaatttgaatttttggaaaatttaaatattttatccgttaaattgaattttgaaattaattatttttggtacaattgatgataagatatgatcttatggatatattgagtaaaatatgattttatgtataaaattggattttatagataaaatatgattttatttgatagaaagataaaatatgattttgtatgtaaaataagattttatatatgaaatatgattttatccttttaaatttaaattgccattgcatgttatccaataaattaattttgaattaaatgttattggataaggatgatcgattgccatgaccaattttgtaggtgtatgttaggaatttacatttgtttttattgttgttggatttattaatgggcctggtttatggcccaatatgaattgtcatatgtaataaaagtgggcttggtttatggcccgttcccagccctcaaaaatgtatcccctacttgtcattgttatttattgtaaatacattagatttagtgggagatgaagatttgaagatggaggtgggcccagcagacaataaagacagaagaaatgtaaattggaagcacaatgtaataagattgcattgcatactgcatattacctaggattggactaagactcgtgattggcaaccacgggtctattagaaatggaatcgatcatcctatataatatgtgatattattgttgtatgcatgtattagacaaaattgtgtgaatccggcaagcatacaaaaattttaaaaaatgatgagacaaattttcaaaattaaaatccctcattttaaatatgatttaaaattgatatcaagatatataaaggaaatttaaatttgtttaaattttcctaccttccatcaacgatcaatgtatgagatgctacccgcggatacggtccggctcatattattgggggggcccgttcgtcgaaaagatgtacattggatcgacacatgttgtaagttgggtggaactcccatgggatcggctcatattattgggggatccacatggcgaccttccatcacaacttaatattgatgggtcatcttgacatgtcacaataaatggcgtcatattattgggcccttattggacatgaggtaaaaacgtggaggttgctttggaagcaattgggctctaccttttgaaaattatggttggctgatattattcgggaccataatttgtcaattggactccatgttctcactaaggaaaacagtttcccattttcactagagggtagtgaaatcgttaaaatagtgggagtgagattcataaaataaattctgcctattttatgtcttagtaaattacttaaacaatcactgatatttgtctgtttattttcagtatttcataaagatgaattcgcgtaatccacttttctcgatcctcgaacaaaataaattgacttgcgcaaactatacgaaatggttccgtaagttgaagattgtcttgacttcggagaagatgctctacgtgttagaaaaatctcctccgaaggaagcaccagctgacataagtccggaagagttagccaaacttgatacatggtgggaccatgatatcaaggccaaatgctatatgcaagcctcgatgtctgatgaactccagaggcgatttgaggacaccgtgaatgctgctgacattcacgtacaactcaaggaactttttggggctcaatcgagggctgaaaggttcgctactgtaaaggagctaatgacgtgtcgcatgcgtgaagggacttcggtccgtgatcatgggatacgagtgatttggctcatacagaagttggtaacctttgatttggtgttggagcatgaactcaacgtggacttactacttctatctcttccttcttcgtttgacggatttgtggtgaatttcaatatgaacaagatagaggcctcccttgaagagatggtcaatatgcttgtgacatatgaatccactttaaagaaggataaaccggctttcttggtgggctcctcttcttctgctaagaaggggccaagtacaaagggtaagaaacgttctgccccacccaagaaaatcgaacccgataagaagtacaagacaaaggcttcaaacatggaaaaatccaaggatgtttgccattactgcaagaagcccggtcattggaagcgtaactgcaaggaatatctagagcagttgcgaactgcgaagggtatgttctatattgaaataaatgtttcacttaatactacttcttgggtattggataccggatgtggatctcacatttgcaatgatttgcaggtgatgacaagaagtcgcaggcttagaatgggtgagacccagctgaggctcggaaatggttccagagttgaagctaaagctgtgggagatatttatttaattttgcagaacggttttaatttacttttgagagatgttttatttgttccagatttgattaaaaacattatttctgtttctatgcttgatagagatggttattcttgcaattttgtgaatgggatttgcaatatttacaagaatgaatgtttgattggaaatggacaacttgaaaatgatctatataacttaaaactaaaagacgttccaataaattatgttgataaaccggcaacaacaaacaaaaggaaaatcgatagccaaaacccggcaaacctttggcacgctaggctaggtcatatttcctcaaggaggatgaacaagctagtgggagagggcatgtttgatatgtctgatattaactctctacctacttgtgaatcctgcctaaaaggaaaaatgactaaatctccttttaaggggaaacctgagcgtagtcaaaatctgttggatttgatccatacagatgtttgtggtccatttagagttggtactcaatatggccacacctacttcattacctttactgatgattattctaggtatgggtatttatatttaatgaaatataagtctgaagcatttgaaaagttcaaagaattcaaggctgaagtagaaaacaatctaggtaaaagtattaaagcacttcgatcggatcgaggtggagaatacttaagtaccgagtttttggactatctgaaagagaatgggattctatctcagtggactcctcctatgacacctcagctgaatggtgtatcggagcgtcgtaatcgaactttgttggacatggttcgatccatgatgagcttcactgagcttccaccttcgttttggggctatgcgcttgaaacggtggtgttgttgttgaacaacgtccacaccaaagcagtggacaaaacaccatacgagttatggaatggcaaagctcctaagtattcgtacttgaggatttggggatgtcctgcttacgtgaagtagacagt is a genomic window containing:
- the LOC140870880 gene encoding uncharacterized protein, producing the protein MEIDNQIVHNGTTLSFGPEDLKGVSSNHNDALVIRVMVANYDVTRIFVDSGSSVNVLFYNGRKTRIVSFIIVDAPYAYNFILGRPSMTTFMVVASALHQKMKFPVGNEEVRIEQKVTRTDSDDISGLSGMEKGNLIEDTSVTAEEEIEEIMISPPSVMVKIARTLEAQLKQPLLECLEKNKDFFAWSVSDLIGVRREVAEHKLNVIKGCRLIIQKKRHFGPEKDAIIKEQVDKLLRAGHIKEIHFPTWLSNIVLVPKSSGKWRMCVDFWDLNKACPKDCYPLPRIDQLVDSIAGHELLSFLDAYQG